From the Spiroplasma alleghenense genome, one window contains:
- a CDS encoding rhodanese-like domain-containing protein: protein MKYQEIEKLFQEGYKIIDVRDSSELELLPKLEIAENIALGELIKHCQENFKLDSKFALICRSGMRSQIAFEQLKSEGFSNVINLAGGMLGVEK from the coding sequence TTGAAATATCAAGAAATCGAAAAACTTTTTCAAGAAGGATACAAGATTATTGATGTGCGTGATTCAAGTGAACTTGAATTGCTACCCAAGCTTGAAATTGCTGAAAATATCGCATTAGGAGAATTAATTAAGCATTGTCAAGAAAACTTTAAACTTGATTCAAAATTCGCCCTAATATGTCGAAGCGGGATGCGTTCGCAAATTGCTTTTGAACAGCTAAAGAGCGAAGGATTTAGTAATGTTATTAATTTAGCCGGCGGAATGCTTGGTGTTGAAAAATAA
- the tpiA gene encoding triose-phosphate isomerase, protein MRKKIIIGNWKMYKTNSEALEFIKAVDSKIVKNPDLIAGIGVPFTALSDAAKVAKNLVIAAENVHFEKEGAFTGEISIPMLKDINVKYVIIGHSERREMFNETDETVNKKAKALLENNMVPVLCCGESLEIFEAKKTKSWVENQITKGFANISAEDAKKVVIAYEPIWAIGTGKVATPEIAQEVCKVVREKIASLYNQDVANEILIQYGGSVKPENIKEILSQADIDGALVGGASLIPDSYLGLVNYK, encoded by the coding sequence ATGAGAAAAAAAATTATTATTGGTAACTGAAAAATGTATAAAACTAATTCAGAAGCCCTAGAATTTATTAAGGCGGTTGACAGCAAAATTGTTAAAAACCCAGACTTAATTGCAGGAATTGGTGTGCCATTTACTGCTTTAAGTGATGCGGCAAAAGTGGCTAAAAATTTAGTTATTGCAGCTGAAAATGTTCACTTCGAAAAAGAAGGTGCATTTACGGGGGAAATTTCAATTCCAATGCTAAAAGACATCAATGTTAAATATGTAATTATTGGTCACTCAGAACGTCGTGAAATGTTCAATGAAACTGATGAAACTGTAAACAAAAAAGCAAAAGCTTTGTTAGAAAATAATATGGTCCCAGTTTTATGTTGTGGAGAATCACTAGAAATTTTTGAAGCTAAAAAAACTAAATCATGAGTTGAAAACCAAATTACAAAAGGTTTTGCAAACATTAGTGCTGAAGATGCTAAAAAAGTTGTTATTGCTTATGAACCAATCTGAGCAATTGGAACAGGAAAAGTTGCAACTCCAGAAATTGCTCAAGAAGTATGTAAAGTAGTTCGTGAAAAAATTGCAAGTCTATATAATCAAGATGTTGCAAACGAAATTTTAATTCAATATGGTGGAAGTGTAAAGCCTGAAAATATTAAAGAAATTTTAAGTCAAGCAGATATAGATGGAGCGCTAGTTGGAGGGGCTTCTCTAATTCCTGATTCATATTTAGGATTAGTAAACTATAAATAA
- the potB gene encoding spermidine/putrescine ABC transporter permease produces the protein MADLKNKKLTEDTIQKENIFEEIEAVHDELNSTDDPKSSKPPGVFYKLKNSNFIAKTSQKTWPILLPFIIVMVFLIILPLIGIVVYSIIQPTNNSLVFKLSLENFVKLFSDSNIMIAMLLSIAYAFVAAFFCVLIGYPIAYIMAQLKNKMLAKNVWVLVTMPIWISMLMKVIGLQTVFYMLAPTALGTPIAIIVGMVYMFLPFCITPIYNSLESMDRSQLLAAKDLGASDSKAFFQFTLRQSIPGVLAGFTLVIIQAATSLIVVRYLGDGKINLISSIIESYFFKGSNFGYGAAISVVLAALIGLLMLVIKLITNKFEGGGSNKKWKNSLNQVISQ, from the coding sequence ATGGCAGATTTGAAAAATAAAAAATTAACTGAAGATACAATTCAAAAAGAAAATATTTTTGAAGAAATTGAAGCAGTTCATGATGAATTAAATTCAACCGATGATCCCAAATCAAGCAAACCTCCTGGAGTTTTTTACAAGTTAAAAAATTCTAACTTTATCGCAAAGACAAGTCAAAAAACTTGACCAATTTTATTACCGTTCATTATTGTTATGGTATTTTTAATTATATTACCTTTAATCGGAATAGTTGTTTATTCAATTATCCAACCCACAAACAATAGTTTAGTCTTTAAACTAAGTTTAGAAAATTTTGTAAAACTATTTAGTGATTCAAATATTATGATTGCGATGCTACTTTCGATTGCCTACGCTTTTGTAGCTGCTTTTTTCTGTGTTCTAATTGGTTATCCAATTGCCTATATTATGGCTCAACTGAAAAATAAAATGCTGGCAAAAAATGTCTGAGTTTTAGTAACGATGCCGATATGAATTAGTATGTTAATGAAGGTAATTGGTCTGCAAACAGTATTTTACATGTTGGCACCAACCGCGCTAGGAACTCCAATTGCAATTATAGTCGGAATGGTCTACATGTTTTTACCATTCTGTATTACCCCGATTTATAATTCTTTAGAAAGTATGGATCGCAGCCAATTGCTGGCAGCTAAGGATTTGGGAGCTAGTGATTCAAAAGCCTTTTTCCAATTCACTTTGCGCCAATCAATTCCAGGCGTTCTAGCCGGATTCACCTTAGTAATTATTCAAGCAGCAACTTCTTTGATTGTTGTAAGATACCTTGGAGATGGAAAAATTAATTTAATTTCTTCAATTATTGAATCATACTTTTTCAAGGGAAGTAATTTTGGATATGGAGCAGCTATCTCTGTTGTACTTGCAGCTTTAATAGGACTACTAATGCTTGTAATAAAATTAATTACTAATAAATTTGAGGGAGGAGGTTCTAATAAAAAATGAAAAAATTCTTTAAATCAAGTTATTTCGCAATAA
- the trxB gene encoding thioredoxin-disulfide reductase, translated as MKTDFDLIIIGAGPGGITAGIYAARSGLKTAIIEREVPGGKVNKTAEIENYPGFTSIMGPDLAVSLFSQAQAVGAEFVFDEVLKIHKNPQNIFELNLTNQVLKSKSVIIATGTKERKLGVPGEERLYGKGVSYCAVCDGAFFKEKPLIVVGGGLAAVEESLYLTKFASKVTLVHRREEFRAAESVVDKTRRHEKVEFMLNCVVEEIIGDKVVEAVIVKDLKNNTTKKIEVAGIFPLIGSDPITDFVKDLKILNETNSIITDIEMKTSIPGLFAVGDVRNTPLKQIATAVGDGAIAAQKAIEYCDNFE; from the coding sequence ATGAAAACAGATTTTGATTTAATAATTATTGGCGCAGGACCAGGAGGTATTACGGCTGGAATATATGCTGCTCGCTCAGGGCTCAAAACCGCTATTATTGAAAGAGAAGTTCCCGGAGGGAAGGTTAATAAAACTGCTGAAATTGAAAACTATCCTGGATTCACCTCAATTATGGGACCTGATTTAGCTGTTAGTCTTTTCTCGCAAGCCCAAGCGGTTGGTGCAGAATTTGTCTTTGACGAAGTTTTAAAAATACATAAAAATCCACAAAATATTTTTGAATTAAATTTAACAAATCAAGTTCTAAAATCTAAGTCTGTCATTATTGCTACAGGTACAAAGGAACGCAAACTAGGAGTCCCTGGAGAAGAACGCCTTTATGGAAAAGGGGTTTCTTATTGCGCTGTATGTGATGGAGCTTTCTTCAAAGAAAAACCTTTAATAGTTGTTGGAGGAGGATTAGCGGCAGTCGAAGAGTCGCTCTATTTAACTAAATTTGCTAGCAAAGTTACTTTAGTTCACAGAAGAGAGGAGTTCCGCGCGGCTGAATCGGTTGTTGATAAAACCCGTCGTCATGAAAAAGTTGAGTTTATGCTAAATTGTGTTGTTGAAGAAATTATCGGAGACAAGGTTGTTGAAGCCGTTATAGTCAAGGATTTAAAAAATAACACAACTAAAAAAATCGAGGTTGCTGGAATATTCCCGTTAATTGGTAGTGATCCTATTACTGATTTTGTTAAGGATTTGAAAATTCTAAATGAAACAAATAGTATCATCACTGATATTGAAATGAAAACATCAATACCAGGTCTTTTTGCGGTAGGTGATGTTAGAAACACTCCGTTAAAACAAATTGCAACTGCAGTTGGAGATGGTGCTATTGCGGCTCAAAAAGCAATTGAATACTGCGATAATTTTGAATAA
- the potCD gene encoding spermidine/putrescine ABC transporter permease/substrate-binding protein: MKKFFKSSYFAIIMAFIYIPIIVMIIYSFNSGKTISQFDGWSLKWYGEFFKNSPFIKSIITSLFVAIVSTTISVIIGTLAAIGLSRVNRTTRNTWFSIANIPLVNADVITAVSLMVVFIIAGLKFGIMTLIAAHISFNVPYVLITVMPRLRKIDPKVIDASYDLGSSSRQTMFKIVLPILRPAIIAATAIAFAMSFDDFIISYFTGGDQTNVSTFIYTAKKIQPYINAFGTILVGVIVLSILIWNTITFTKSRNDEIKKQIKEGYYKSKQIDDLNRQLTILYQELITNKTIKKSWKPSLRMKAMLLRIQIRILENKNYNAKISKLEWKKELVNNEIKYEKKLFVAYAKSQAKMKLLEQQLLKNYKSHRKVRFQSAIIKLSKRIKKYEAEIEAINERNQSDLEWIKEIDEEILEIQAEWNATSMLSKKENLQYRKKIKKLEIKRDELREGRNQLKLRLILEKLKDLQLRSQEQIQDLVEKQKDLSKLLFLQISLTKNIDDKIQKINSKSEITEDEQKNLDNLLIEKNELLEHRRDIIKDKIIDIENKIETIQIKTDQKREKLFPALSDGDIIASHNKGFLQRSWKSLLVFILFASSFTLLTVAYVRNNIYDLVIGNWGSYINPELISEFEKKHNVTVNYQQFDSNESLYNKLYTFNYDIMVPSDYMVQRLVTEDKLLELDYNRINLFGSFEDQNQVKHYFKDVEGNDITENPNGKYNVNSELMKLMFESTTEENDPKEHLNGNITDYAIPYFWGDLVVVANPNEKVLKFLESQNVKYENQQIDSSSLSWDIFWQAANAGLNVRLNEDAKNIFAIASEKMYGTIQPKLNQIDETVKELKKLILKSNVSLLGDNLIEKVALGDFDLALMYNGDAIYANQIYNGEAELEDEDEMFSSRPKVDEKFFIYGRPGMTHEEGHTEGTNVFSDNMVINKVNRNIDLSYEWVNFMLEKSADLTEYVGITSPVQESMDEMTNPGGPFESYEFLYKPQITFDPNAKGTAFKFTKQDEALSNKIIDAFNSLVAGKN; encoded by the coding sequence ATGAAAAAATTCTTTAAATCAAGTTATTTCGCAATAATAATGGCTTTTATTTATATTCCTATTATCGTCATGATTATTTATTCATTCAATTCAGGGAAAACTATTTCTCAATTTGATGGATGAAGTTTAAAATGATACGGGGAATTTTTTAAGAATAGCCCCTTCATAAAATCAATTATCACCTCATTGTTTGTCGCTATCGTCTCAACAACCATTTCAGTAATTATTGGAACACTAGCAGCAATTGGATTAAGTCGAGTTAATCGAACTACTCGTAATACTTGATTTTCGATAGCAAATATCCCTTTAGTGAATGCCGATGTTATTACAGCCGTTAGTTTAATGGTAGTTTTCATAATTGCTGGTTTAAAATTTGGAATAATGACGCTAATTGCTGCACATATTTCGTTTAACGTACCCTACGTTTTAATTACTGTAATGCCGCGCCTCAGAAAAATCGATCCCAAAGTTATTGATGCAAGTTATGACTTGGGAAGTAGTTCTCGTCAAACAATGTTTAAAATTGTTTTACCAATTCTAAGACCAGCCATAATTGCGGCGACTGCAATTGCTTTTGCAATGAGTTTTGATGATTTTATTATTTCTTACTTTACTGGGGGAGATCAAACTAACGTTTCAACTTTTATTTATACCGCCAAAAAAATTCAGCCGTACATAAATGCTTTTGGAACAATTCTGGTCGGAGTTATTGTTTTATCAATTTTGATTTGAAATACAATCACTTTTACTAAATCTCGCAATGATGAAATAAAAAAACAAATTAAAGAGGGTTATTACAAATCAAAACAAATTGATGACTTAAACCGTCAACTAACAATTTTGTACCAAGAATTAATTACAAATAAAACAATTAAAAAAAGCTGAAAACCAAGTTTGCGAATGAAAGCAATGCTCTTGAGAATTCAAATTAGGATTTTGGAAAACAAAAACTATAATGCCAAAATCTCAAAACTGGAATGAAAAAAAGAACTTGTAAATAATGAAATCAAATATGAGAAAAAACTTTTTGTAGCTTATGCAAAGTCTCAGGCCAAAATGAAATTATTAGAACAACAACTTTTAAAAAATTATAAAAGTCACCGTAAGGTTCGCTTTCAAAGTGCTATCATAAAGTTATCGAAACGTATTAAAAAATATGAAGCCGAAATTGAAGCTATCAACGAAAGAAACCAAAGTGATTTAGAGTGAATTAAAGAAATTGATGAAGAGATTTTGGAAATTCAAGCCGAATGAAATGCAACAAGTATGTTGTCTAAAAAAGAGAATTTGCAATATCGTAAAAAAATAAAAAAATTAGAAATAAAACGTGACGAACTAAGAGAAGGGCGTAACCAATTAAAATTACGTTTAATTTTAGAAAAACTAAAAGACTTGCAACTGCGTTCTCAAGAGCAAATTCAAGATTTAGTTGAAAAGCAAAAAGATTTAAGTAAATTATTGTTCTTACAAATCTCGTTAACAAAAAACATTGATGATAAAATTCAAAAAATTAACTCTAAGTCAGAAATTACAGAAGATGAACAAAAAAATCTGGATAATCTTTTAATTGAGAAAAACGAATTACTAGAACATCGTCGCGATATCATCAAAGATAAAATAATTGACATAGAAAATAAAATCGAAACAATTCAAATTAAAACCGATCAAAAAAGAGAGAAACTTTTCCCGGCTTTAAGTGATGGGGATATTATCGCTAGCCATAACAAGGGGTTCTTACAACGTTCTTGAAAAAGTTTGTTAGTATTTATTCTATTTGCTTCATCTTTTACATTATTAACAGTTGCTTATGTAAGAAATAATATTTACGACCTAGTTATTGGAAATTGAGGATCTTACATTAATCCGGAATTGATTTCTGAATTTGAGAAAAAACATAACGTAACAGTTAATTACCAGCAATTTGACTCAAATGAATCTTTATACAACAAACTTTATACTTTTAACTATGATATTATGGTTCCAAGTGATTACATGGTGCAAAGATTAGTAACTGAAGATAAACTTTTAGAACTTGACTACAATAGAATTAATCTTTTTGGAAGTTTTGAGGATCAAAATCAAGTTAAACACTATTTCAAAGATGTTGAGGGAAATGATATTACCGAAAACCCTAATGGTAAATATAATGTTAATTCAGAATTAATGAAATTGATGTTCGAATCAACAACTGAGGAAAATGATCCAAAAGAACATTTAAATGGTAATATTACCGATTATGCCATCCCGTACTTTTGGGGAGATTTAGTTGTTGTTGCTAATCCTAATGAAAAAGTTTTAAAATTCTTGGAGTCTCAAAATGTTAAGTATGAAAATCAACAAATTGATTCATCAAGTTTAAGTTGGGATATTTTTTGGCAGGCGGCTAATGCTGGTTTAAATGTTCGTCTTAATGAAGATGCTAAAAATATTTTTGCAATTGCTTCTGAAAAAATGTATGGAACTATTCAACCAAAACTAAATCAAATTGATGAAACTGTTAAAGAACTGAAAAAACTTATTTTAAAATCTAATGTTTCTTTACTTGGGGATAACTTAATTGAAAAAGTTGCCCTTGGAGATTTTGATTTAGCATTAATGTACAATGGGGACGCAATATATGCAAACCAAATTTACAACGGTGAAGCTGAATTAGAAGACGAAGATGAAATGTTTAGTTCTAGACCAAAAGTGGATGAAAAATTCTTCATTTACGGAAGACCCGGAATGACTCATGAAGAAGGTCATACCGAAGGAACTAACGTTTTCTCTGATAATATGGTTATTAATAAAGTAAACCGTAATATTGATTTATCATATGAATGAGTTAACTTTATGCTTGAAAAATCAGCTGATTTAACTGAATATGTAGGAATTACATCTCCAGTTCAAGAATCAATGGATGAAATGACCAATCCCGGAGGACCTTTTGAAAGCTATGAATTCCTTTATAAACCTCAAATTACTTTTGACCCAAATGCCAAAGGAACTGCCTTTAAATTCACAAAACAGGACGAAGCTTTAAGTAATAAAATTATTGATGCTTTTAATTCGCTAGTGGCGGGTAAAAATTAA
- a CDS encoding lipoprotein, with protein sequence MKKLLSILAAATMTVSAPLSVVACKKTDKNLEETEFDYQFWTNKLINELNQVVNSGLQKQLGDLYFQPQKFFENNKYINYENIMKILDGESSMDLKSESIEFKQIDSEIREFIDWNEILKSVNDRIIGEVNYKNILVNGQNPLKNGFEISEITLTEKAAGIVMINFKLDVSVQLRDESGSAFFQKIEYKSTIGIFTDEALVEEINNAISDFNEQLKLSENANNFRFTSSSGNFDENAAQFSQSDHGVQKSFSEFLEKFNNQQSGSSFGNLQINQNQNKYNFQKSAFLSASVVESSVRSKWYLEDNLNTTLKKGLVEGGGALLNTIDLTLDTNDRSDAVMGSRDTIPENVKKNLTSNDAWMFNHLYIKEKIDKKTNLSFDQILTDSDSEFDISTNDRSDSKVIAIFPTEVQSLSISLNQEGSELKFDIPNVNVFIKQEMREENSKKLMTQWLTLALELFREMFGFESGENNGNNNVAMKLPESFKNEFEFNKTYSYHELIEGVYNEAVERIKTRFPEANYELISGFYQSLNLDTGNADKFRVADTNNNLYYMNTSGDTVAYRQGLSPNLKSVFWQKKHKHNRKKWIDIFIYWRSSRYNSAWIWHW encoded by the coding sequence ATGAAAAAATTATTGAGTATTTTAGCGGCAGCAACTATGACAGTATCTGCCCCACTAAGCGTAGTAGCTTGTAAAAAAACAGATAAAAATTTAGAGGAAACTGAATTTGATTACCAATTTTGAACAAATAAATTGATAAATGAGTTGAATCAAGTTGTTAATTCTGGTCTGCAAAAACAACTAGGTGATTTGTATTTTCAGCCCCAAAAGTTTTTTGAAAATAATAAATATATAAACTATGAAAATATTATGAAAATTCTAGATGGGGAAAGTAGCATGGATTTAAAATCCGAATCCATAGAATTTAAACAAATTGATTCTGAAATTAGGGAGTTTATTGATTGAAATGAAATTTTGAAATCTGTCAATGATAGAATTATTGGTGAAGTTAATTACAAAAACATTTTAGTAAATGGTCAAAATCCCCTAAAAAACGGTTTTGAAATAAGCGAGATAACTTTAACAGAAAAAGCTGCCGGAATTGTTATGATTAATTTTAAACTGGATGTCTCTGTACAATTAAGAGATGAATCTGGAAGTGCTTTTTTTCAAAAGATTGAATATAAGTCTACCATAGGAATTTTTACTGATGAGGCTTTAGTTGAAGAAATTAATAATGCAATCAGCGACTTTAATGAACAATTAAAATTGTCAGAAAATGCCAATAATTTTAGATTCACAAGTTCATCGGGAAACTTTGATGAGAATGCTGCACAATTTTCTCAAAGCGACCACGGAGTTCAAAAATCATTTTCTGAATTTCTAGAAAAATTTAATAACCAGCAATCTGGAAGTAGTTTTGGAAATCTACAAATTAATCAAAATCAAAATAAATACAATTTCCAAAAGAGTGCCTTTTTAAGTGCTTCGGTTGTTGAAAGTAGCGTAAGATCAAAATGATACTTAGAAGATAATTTAAACACAACTCTTAAAAAAGGCTTGGTCGAAGGAGGGGGCGCTCTATTAAATACAATTGACTTAACTTTGGACACAAATGATCGCTCTGATGCTGTTATGGGTTCTAGAGATACAATTCCTGAAAATGTGAAAAAAAACCTAACCTCAAATGATGCTTGAATGTTTAACCATTTATATATTAAAGAAAAAATTGATAAAAAAACTAATTTGAGCTTTGATCAAATTCTTACTGATTCAGACTCAGAATTTGATATTTCAACAAATGATCGAAGCGATAGTAAAGTAATAGCAATTTTCCCAACTGAAGTTCAAAGTTTGTCAATTAGTTTAAATCAAGAAGGTTCTGAACTGAAATTTGACATCCCTAACGTTAATGTTTTTATCAAACAAGAGATGAGAGAAGAAAATTCAAAAAAATTGATGACTCAATGACTAACATTAGCTTTAGAACTATTCAGAGAGATGTTTGGTTTTGAAAGTGGTGAAAATAACGGTAATAACAATGTTGCAATGAAACTTCCAGAATCTTTTAAAAATGAATTTGAGTTTAACAAAACTTATAGCTACCATGAATTGATTGAAGGTGTATACAACGAGGCTGTTGAAAGAATTAAAACTAGATTTCCTGAGGCAAATTATGAATTAATCAGCGGATTCTACCAAAGTCTAAATCTAGATACAGGTAATGCTGACAAATTTCGAGTTGCTGATACAAATAATAACCTTTATTATATGAACACAAGTGGTGACACAGTTGCCTATCGCCAGGGTTTATCACCTAATTTAAAGTCTGTTTTTTGGCAAAAAAAACACAAGCACAATAGAAAAAAATGAATTGACATTTTTATTTATTGGCGGAGTAGCAGATACAATTCAGCCTGAATTTGGCATTGATAA
- the gpmI gene encoding 2,3-bisphosphoglycerate-independent phosphoglycerate mutase has product MKTKQPILLAILDGWGIAPDNKGNAVSLAKMDFVESLKKDYPWVQANASGEWVGLPDGQMGNSEVGHIHLGSGRIKYESLTLINQAIKNATFSKNEEIIKAVEFAKKNNKAFHIMGLYSDGGVHAHMNHILAAFETAANLGAKEIYVHLFADGRDTKPTVLETYLEPLEKLFNQYKVGAIGSISGRFYAMDRDKRFERTAQAYETLFTRNGKTSFSNPREYIKNQYAAGKDDEGIIPAFNSEAPNGFIKPGDGVLFANFRPDRAIQMAATITNNKYLAWEDKAFKDLKFIGDDIYFVSMMEYSQVVGSPKVAFKSIEVVNGLGEWLSKKDYRQLRIAETEKIAHVTFFFDGGKDYFKNGLATQSEITLKGASADLIASPKVATYDLKPEMSAKEITDKLIEEINRNEFDVIILNYANCDMVGHTGILESTIKAVKTLDDQLKRVHEAMQKVNGVMIITADHGNAEIMIDQEGGPNKKHTSQLVPIIITKKDLKLRQKDAAIADIAPTILDLLGEEIPSEMTQPSLIEEK; this is encoded by the coding sequence ATGAAAACAAAACAACCAATTTTACTAGCAATTTTAGATGGGTGAGGAATCGCTCCAGATAATAAAGGAAATGCTGTTAGTTTGGCTAAAATGGACTTTGTGGAGTCTTTGAAAAAAGATTATCCATGAGTTCAAGCGAATGCAAGTGGAGAATGAGTTGGACTACCAGATGGACAAATGGGTAACTCTGAAGTTGGTCATATTCACTTGGGTTCAGGAAGAATTAAGTATGAATCACTAACTTTAATTAATCAAGCAATTAAAAATGCGACATTTAGCAAAAATGAGGAAATTATTAAAGCTGTTGAATTTGCTAAAAAAAATAACAAGGCTTTCCATATTATGGGTCTTTACTCTGATGGAGGAGTTCATGCGCATATGAATCATATTCTAGCTGCATTTGAAACTGCTGCCAACCTTGGAGCTAAAGAAATCTATGTTCATCTATTTGCTGATGGTCGTGATACAAAACCAACAGTATTAGAAACATACCTAGAACCTTTAGAAAAACTATTTAACCAATATAAAGTTGGGGCCATTGGTTCAATTAGTGGAAGATTTTATGCAATGGATCGTGATAAAAGATTTGAAAGAACCGCTCAAGCTTATGAAACATTATTCACTCGCAATGGTAAAACTTCATTTTCAAATCCAAGAGAGTACATTAAAAACCAATATGCTGCTGGAAAAGATGATGAAGGAATTATTCCTGCATTTAATAGTGAAGCACCAAATGGGTTTATCAAACCAGGAGATGGAGTTTTATTTGCAAACTTTAGACCAGATCGCGCCATTCAAATGGCAGCAACAATCACAAACAATAAATATTTAGCATGAGAAGATAAAGCATTCAAAGACTTGAAATTTATCGGAGATGATATTTATTTTGTTTCAATGATGGAATACTCACAAGTAGTGGGTTCACCAAAAGTTGCCTTCAAATCAATTGAAGTTGTAAATGGACTTGGGGAGTGATTAAGCAAAAAAGATTATCGTCAATTAAGAATTGCTGAGACTGAAAAAATTGCTCACGTAACTTTCTTCTTTGATGGAGGTAAGGACTACTTCAAAAATGGTTTAGCTACTCAATCAGAAATTACTTTAAAAGGGGCTAGTGCTGACTTAATTGCTTCACCAAAAGTTGCTACATATGATTTAAAACCAGAAATGAGCGCAAAAGAAATTACTGACAAATTAATTGAAGAAATTAACCGTAATGAATTTGACGTAATAATTTTAAATTATGCTAACTGTGATATGGTTGGTCATACTGGAATTTTAGAATCAACAATTAAAGCTGTGAAAACTTTAGATGATCAATTAAAAAGAGTTCATGAAGCAATGCAAAAAGTTAACGGGGTAATGATTATTACAGCAGATCATGGAAATGCAGAAATCATGATTGACCAAGAGGGTGGACCAAATAAAAAGCACACCAGTCAATTAGTACCGATAATTATTACTAAAAAAGATTTAAAATTGCGACAAAAGGATGCAGCAATTGCTGATATTGCTCCAACAATTTTAGATTTATTGGGAGAAGAAATTCCTAGCGAAATGACTCAACCAAGTTTAATTGAGGAAAAATAA
- a CDS encoding HAD-IIB family hydrolase translates to MPEIKLLALDMDGTSYEPMGEIVLENKEAIINVIEKEIPVVFITGRPINSPKNKLLENGFLSKNTIMAGFNGACIFDVKTQKVIASNPISKDIVNQAFKLTLKDEYRDVIIWGYSTDFDESVINNLKTNSKEIIKEQNFFTGNFVNFEDLSKPYDKDCYKFLIFNFEDSFIEELKKMGLETAINATHTACEVTASKINKKYAIQEIEKLLKIDAKDIMAMGDGTNDIPMMEYVGFPVSFTNCVDEVKKISKAHIDLDWSQGAVAKAINKFILNK, encoded by the coding sequence ATGCCAGAAATTAAATTATTAGCTTTGGACATGGATGGCACAAGTTATGAGCCAATGGGTGAAATTGTTTTAGAAAATAAAGAAGCAATTATAAATGTTATTGAAAAAGAGATTCCTGTTGTATTTATAACTGGTCGTCCGATTAATAGTCCCAAAAATAAACTATTAGAAAATGGCTTTTTATCTAAAAATACTATAATGGCTGGATTTAACGGTGCCTGCATCTTTGATGTAAAAACTCAAAAAGTAATTGCTTCAAATCCCATTTCAAAAGACATCGTAAACCAAGCATTTAAGTTAACATTAAAAGATGAATATCGCGATGTAATCATTTGAGGTTATAGTACTGATTTTGACGAGTCGGTGATAAATAATTTAAAAACAAATAGTAAAGAAATTATTAAAGAACAAAACTTCTTTACGGGCAATTTTGTTAATTTTGAAGACCTTTCAAAACCTTATGATAAAGACTGTTACAAGTTTTTAATTTTCAATTTTGAAGATTCTTTTATTGAAGAACTTAAAAAGATGGGACTAGAAACCGCTATTAATGCAACTCATACAGCTTGTGAAGTCACTGCTTCAAAAATAAATAAAAAATATGCAATTCAAGAAATTGAAAAATTATTAAAAATTGATGCTAAAGATATTATGGCAATGGGAGATGGAACTAATGATATTCCGATGATGGAATATGTTGGATTTCCGGTTTCTTTTACAAACTGTGTTGATGAGGTTAAGAAAATTTCAAAAGCTCATATCGACTTAGATTGATCACAAGGTGCCGTGGCAAAAGCAATTAATAAATTTATATTAAACAAATAA